The Herbaspirillum sp. RTI4 genome has a segment encoding these proteins:
- a CDS encoding TRAP transporter large permease encodes MTPLILGSLYGVVTIVVMCSGMPIAFALGVVASSFMYFFMPASSLDTVTQNVYEEIASITLLSIPLFILKGAAIGKSPAGKDLYSAIHAWLNRVPGGLGIANVFACALFAAMAGSSPATCSAIGSAGIPEMRRRGYSPGFAAGIIAAGGTLGILLPPSITMILYAVAAEQSLGRLFLAGIGPGVLLVTLFATYAVYRARKEYKMAHAIYLDSGVKSAYLEEEHFTLAQKVEMLPRVLPFLILLIGVMVALYGGLATPSETAGLGALLAIVLIGVVYRIYKPRDLVPFLSSTIKESGMLLLIIGMSLLYSYVMSYLHISQSAAQGVVDLHLSKWLLLAVVLGMVIVLGFFLPPVSIILMTAPIILPPLREAGFDLIWFGIVMTVVMEMGLIHPPVGLNLFIIKNIAPDIPLSEVIKGTIPFLGLMFLAVLLLCFMPGIATGLPDLLMGVK; translated from the coding sequence ATGACACCGTTGATATTAGGTTCCTTGTACGGTGTCGTCACCATTGTCGTAATGTGTTCCGGCATGCCGATCGCCTTTGCTTTAGGCGTAGTGGCGAGCAGCTTCATGTATTTTTTCATGCCGGCATCGTCGCTCGATACGGTCACGCAAAACGTGTATGAAGAAATCGCCTCGATCACCTTGCTGTCGATTCCCCTGTTCATTTTGAAGGGCGCGGCCATCGGTAAATCACCGGCTGGTAAAGACTTGTATTCCGCCATCCACGCCTGGCTCAATCGCGTTCCCGGTGGACTGGGCATTGCCAACGTCTTTGCCTGCGCCCTGTTTGCAGCGATGGCCGGTTCTTCGCCAGCGACGTGTTCGGCTATCGGTTCCGCGGGTATTCCTGAAATGCGACGACGCGGCTATTCGCCGGGCTTTGCGGCCGGCATTATCGCGGCAGGCGGCACCTTGGGCATTTTGTTGCCACCGTCGATCACGATGATTTTGTACGCCGTCGCGGCAGAGCAATCACTCGGTCGCCTGTTCCTGGCGGGCATCGGCCCGGGGGTCTTGCTGGTGACTTTGTTTGCGACCTATGCCGTGTATCGCGCGCGCAAGGAATACAAAATGGCGCATGCCATTTATCTCGATAGCGGCGTCAAATCGGCCTATCTGGAGGAAGAGCATTTCACGCTGGCGCAAAAAGTGGAAATGCTGCCGCGTGTGCTGCCCTTCCTGATTCTGCTGATCGGCGTGATGGTTGCCTTGTACGGCGGCTTGGCCACACCGTCTGAAACTGCCGGACTGGGTGCGCTGCTGGCCATCGTCCTGATCGGTGTGGTTTACCGTATCTATAAGCCACGCGATCTGGTGCCCTTCCTGAGTTCGACCATCAAGGAATCCGGCATGCTGCTGCTCATCATCGGCATGTCGCTGCTGTACTCGTATGTGATGAGTTACCTGCACATCAGTCAGTCGGCGGCGCAAGGGGTGGTTGACCTGCATCTGTCGAAATGGCTGCTGCTGGCCGTGGTGTTGGGCATGGTGATCGTGCTGGGATTTTTCCTGCCACCGGTATCGATCATCCTGATGACCGCACCGATCATTCTGCCGCCGCTGCGTGAAGCCGGTTTCGATCTGATCTGGTTCGGCATCGTCATGACCGTGGTCATGGAAATGGGGCTGATCCATCCGCCGGTCGGACTGAATCTGTTCATCATCAAAAATATTGCGCCCGATATTCCCTTGTCGGAAGTGATCAAGGGAACGATTCCTTTCCTGGGCCTGATGTTTTTAGCCGTGCTGCTGCTGTGCTTCATGCCGGGCATTGCGACTGGTTTGCCCGACCTGTTGATGGGAGTGAAGTAA
- the mdcA gene encoding malonate decarboxylase subunit alpha, whose translation MTVTEKVWNRQQQNRDARLARARTTLGADLSGKLLPATRIADLLYSVLETGDRVCLEGNNQKQADFLAKALAGLDPARVHDLHMLLSVLALPEHLDIFEKGIAAKLDFSFSGPQAGRLADLASSGKLNIGAIHTYLELFGRYFVDLTPRVALVAAHSADRHGNLFTGPNTEDTPAIVEATAFKSGIVIVQVNEIVDVLPRVDIPADWVNFVVKAPTPNYIEPLFTRDPAQISEIQILMAMMAIKGIYAEYGVQRLNHGIGFDTAAIELILPTYAASLGLKGKICKHWALNPHPALIPAIEAGFVESVHSFGSELGMEEYIRARPDVFFTGPDGSMRSNRGLSQTAGHYACDMFIGSTLQIDLQGNSSTATLGRISGFGGAPNMGADARGRRHASPAWLKAGEQARAGKNMIPRGQKLVVQTVETFREHMQPAFVERLDAWKLGEQANMAIPPVMIYGDDVTHILTEEGIANLLLCRSDEEREQAIRGVAGYTAVGLGRDKRMVENLRDRGIIRRAEDLGVDKRLATRDLLAAKTMKDLVRASGGLYNPPKRFRNW comes from the coding sequence ATGACCGTCACTGAAAAAGTATGGAACCGGCAACAGCAAAACCGCGACGCTCGCCTGGCGCGCGCCAGGACGACGCTGGGCGCCGACCTGAGCGGCAAGCTGCTGCCCGCCACGCGCATCGCTGACTTGCTGTACAGCGTGCTGGAAACCGGCGACCGCGTTTGCCTCGAAGGCAATAACCAGAAGCAGGCCGATTTTCTGGCCAAAGCACTGGCGGGTCTCGATCCGGCGCGGGTGCATGATCTGCACATGCTGCTCTCGGTGCTGGCCTTGCCGGAACATCTGGATATCTTTGAAAAGGGCATCGCCGCCAAACTGGATTTTTCCTTCTCCGGGCCGCAAGCCGGACGTCTGGCCGATCTCGCTTCGAGCGGCAAACTGAACATCGGCGCGATCCATACCTATCTGGAATTGTTCGGTCGTTATTTCGTCGATCTGACGCCGCGTGTGGCGCTGGTCGCAGCGCACTCGGCAGATCGCCACGGCAATTTGTTCACCGGCCCCAATACCGAAGACACCCCCGCCATTGTTGAAGCCACTGCCTTCAAAAGCGGCATTGTCATCGTGCAAGTCAATGAAATTGTCGATGTGCTGCCACGGGTGGATATTCCGGCAGACTGGGTTAATTTCGTAGTCAAGGCGCCGACCCCGAATTACATCGAACCCTTGTTCACCCGCGACCCGGCGCAAATTTCAGAAATCCAAATCCTGATGGCCATGATGGCGATCAAGGGCATCTATGCCGAATATGGCGTGCAGCGGCTTAATCACGGCATCGGTTTCGACACCGCCGCCATCGAACTGATTTTGCCGACCTACGCCGCTTCGCTAGGATTGAAAGGGAAAATCTGCAAGCACTGGGCGCTTAATCCGCATCCGGCATTGATCCCGGCGATTGAAGCCGGGTTCGTCGAATCGGTGCATTCCTTCGGTTCCGAGCTGGGCATGGAGGAATACATCCGCGCCCGTCCCGATGTATTTTTCACCGGGCCTGACGGCTCCATGCGCAGCAACCGGGGGCTGTCGCAAACCGCCGGTCACTATGCCTGCGACATGTTCATCGGCTCCACCTTGCAGATCGATTTGCAGGGCAATTCCTCCACCGCCACGCTGGGTCGTATTTCCGGCTTTGGCGGCGCACCGAACATGGGTGCGGATGCACGCGGTCGTCGTCACGCCAGTCCTGCCTGGCTGAAAGCCGGCGAACAGGCGCGTGCCGGCAAGAACATGATTCCACGCGGCCAGAAGCTGGTGGTGCAGACGGTAGAGACTTTCCGCGAGCACATGCAGCCTGCTTTCGTCGAACGGCTCGATGCCTGGAAACTGGGCGAACAGGCCAACATGGCGATCCCGCCCGTGATGATTTACGGCGACGATGTGACCCATATCCTGACTGAAGAAGGTATCGCCAATCTACTGCTTTGTCGTAGCGATGAAGAACGCGAACAAGCCATTCGCGGCGTGGCCGGATATACCGCAGTCGGACTCGGGCGCGACAAGCGTATGGTGGAAAACCTGCGTGATCGCGGCATCATCCGCCGCGCTGAAGATCTCGGCGTCGACAAGCGACTCGCCACCCGCGACTTGCTCGCCGCCAAGACCATGAAAGATTTGGTGCGCGCTTCCGGCGGTTTGTACAACCCGCCTAAACGCTTCAGAAACTGGTGA
- the dctP gene encoding TRAP transporter substrate-binding protein DctP has product MTSLPRSLSASLPATLSETTPDSPLRRNLLGAIATVPFWTSSAFAQTTNLKISHQFPGGTINEGDFRDRLTRMFAEGVSKRTNGALKFDIYPGSSLMKTNSQFSAMRKGALDMSLVPLNYAGGEVAETNIGLMPGLVTSYQQGAAWKNAEVGKELARILAEKGVLIVSWIWQAGGVASRGKAIVEPADAKGMKIRGGSREMDMILKEVGAAVVTLPSNEIYAAMQTGAMDAAMTSSTSFISFRLEEVTKSLTTGRDKAYWYMFEPLMISKAVFDRLPKDQQAAIMAVGAEMEQFAMKAAQVDDNAVAVVYQKAGSKIFDLNAAVVKKWQDIARVTAWKDFAARNASCANLLQLAEKLL; this is encoded by the coding sequence ATGACTTCGCTTCCGCGTTCGCTTTCCGCATCCCTGCCCGCCACACTTTCTGAGACGACTCCCGATTCTCCATTGCGCCGCAATCTGCTCGGCGCGATCGCGACAGTGCCGTTCTGGACTTCGTCGGCATTCGCCCAAACCACGAACCTGAAAATATCGCATCAGTTTCCCGGCGGCACCATCAACGAAGGGGACTTCCGCGATCGCCTCACGCGCATGTTCGCCGAGGGTGTCAGCAAGCGCACCAACGGTGCGCTGAAGTTCGACATTTATCCGGGCTCGTCCCTGATGAAAACCAATTCCCAGTTTTCTGCCATGCGCAAAGGCGCGCTCGACATGTCGCTGGTGCCGCTCAATTACGCCGGCGGCGAAGTCGCGGAAACCAATATCGGCCTGATGCCCGGTTTGGTGACTTCCTATCAGCAAGGTGCTGCCTGGAAAAACGCCGAAGTCGGTAAAGAACTGGCGCGCATTCTGGCGGAAAAGGGCGTGTTGATCGTGAGCTGGATCTGGCAGGCGGGCGGCGTGGCTTCGCGCGGCAAAGCGATTGTCGAACCGGCCGACGCCAAGGGCATGAAGATTCGCGGCGGCTCGCGTGAAATGGATATGATCCTCAAGGAAGTCGGTGCCGCTGTCGTCACGCTGCCGTCCAATGAAATTTATGCCGCCATGCAAACTGGTGCAATGGATGCGGCGATGACTTCATCGACATCCTTCATTTCTTTCCGACTGGAAGAAGTGACCAAGTCGCTGACCACCGGACGCGATAAGGCTTACTGGTACATGTTTGAGCCGCTGATGATTTCCAAGGCCGTCTTCGACCGCCTGCCCAAAGACCAGCAAGCGGCAATCATGGCTGTCGGTGCCGAGATGGAACAGTTCGCCATGAAGGCCGCGCAAGTCGATGACAACGCAGTGGCGGTTGTCTACCAAAAAGCCGGTTCCAAAATATTTGACCTCAACGCCGCCGTTGTTAAAAAATGGCAGGACATTGCCCGCGTCACGGCATGGAAAGATTTTGCTGCCCGCAACGCCAGCTGCGCCAATCTGCTGCAACTGGCGGAGAAGCTGCTGTGA
- a CDS encoding GntR family transcriptional regulator has protein sequence MTPPKKRSVSADLREAIEECIAVGKLLPGQHLDETTLAQEFGVSRTPIREALIQLASMGIVLIRPRRGAIVADIGPQQLVEMFEVMAELEAMCGRLAARRMSPKEHAALTASHLACLTACEESDPDAYFYLNEAFHEQIYSGSHNTFLADQARALHRRLRPYRRLQLRVRDRLHISYDEHAAVVAAIIAGDSELTVDLMRDHIMIQGQRFADLIASLNRMKTAYETEKPTLGESLA, from the coding sequence ATGACTCCACCGAAAAAACGCTCCGTCTCGGCCGATCTGCGCGAAGCGATTGAGGAGTGCATCGCAGTCGGCAAGCTCTTGCCCGGCCAGCATCTGGACGAAACCACGCTGGCGCAGGAATTCGGCGTTTCGCGCACTCCGATCAGGGAGGCCCTGATACAACTGGCCTCCATGGGGATCGTCCTGATCCGCCCACGGCGCGGCGCGATCGTGGCCGATATTGGCCCACAGCAATTAGTGGAAATGTTTGAAGTGATGGCGGAACTGGAAGCCATGTGCGGCCGTCTCGCCGCGCGGCGCATGTCGCCCAAGGAACATGCCGCACTGACCGCCTCGCATCTGGCCTGCCTGACGGCCTGCGAGGAGTCCGATCCCGATGCCTATTTTTATCTGAACGAAGCCTTCCACGAACAGATATACAGCGGTAGCCACAACACCTTTCTGGCCGATCAGGCGCGGGCGCTGCATCGTCGCCTGCGGCCGTATCGCCGTCTGCAACTCCGGGTACGCGACAGACTGCATATTTCCTACGACGAACATGCCGCCGTCGTCGCCGCCATCATCGCCGGCGACAGCGAACTGACGGTCGATCTGATGCGCGACCACATCATGATTCAGGGTCAGCGCTTTGCCGACCTGATTGCCTCGCTGAACCGGATGAAAACGGCCTACGAAACGGAAAAACCCACTTTAGGCGAGTCGTTGGCGTAA
- a CDS encoding TRAP transporter small permease translates to MSHGGLDVHPPANAPVPANAVLAAVALVLQWFNKAAVTVSMVALMVTALILTYSVVVRYFFHQPTDWQDEAAVFVLVGVIFLCAAHVQSLRGHIGIEALATLLSPRANQIRMFLVDLVSFLFCAFFSWKSWTLFHEAWSEGQTTSSTFAPPLWIPYSMMALGMSVLTLQILVQVLTRLTGTKEQA, encoded by the coding sequence GTGAGTCACGGCGGACTGGATGTGCACCCGCCGGCCAACGCGCCGGTGCCGGCCAATGCGGTACTGGCGGCAGTAGCGCTTGTGCTGCAATGGTTCAACAAAGCGGCAGTGACCGTCTCCATGGTGGCATTGATGGTGACGGCGCTGATTCTGACCTATTCGGTGGTCGTGCGGTATTTCTTCCACCAGCCTACCGACTGGCAGGATGAAGCCGCCGTGTTTGTCCTGGTTGGCGTCATCTTCTTGTGTGCCGCGCATGTGCAATCGCTGCGCGGGCATATCGGGATCGAAGCGCTGGCGACTTTGCTGTCGCCACGCGCCAATCAGATTCGCATGTTCCTCGTCGATCTGGTTTCCTTCCTGTTTTGCGCCTTCTTTTCCTGGAAATCCTGGACCCTGTTTCATGAGGCCTGGTCCGAGGGGCAGACCACTTCTTCCACCTTCGCGCCGCCACTCTGGATTCCGTATTCCATGATGGCGCTCGGCATGAGCGTACTCACTTTGCAAATACTGGTGCAGGTACTGACCCGTCTCACCGGCACCAAGGAGCAAGCATGA
- the mdcC gene encoding malonate decarboxylase acyl carrier protein produces the protein METLHYRFEHGSRRLPAAPELVGVVGSGNLEVLIEPAALSGACKIDINTAARGFGAIWEAVMHDFHQRWQLTDVSISINDMGATPAVVSLRLDQAVEAMLEKK, from the coding sequence ATGGAAACTTTACATTACCGTTTTGAACACGGTTCGCGCCGACTGCCTGCCGCACCGGAACTGGTGGGCGTGGTTGGCTCCGGCAACCTGGAAGTGCTCATTGAGCCGGCCGCGCTGAGCGGTGCCTGCAAGATCGATATCAATACCGCTGCACGCGGCTTCGGCGCTATCTGGGAAGCAGTCATGCACGACTTCCATCAACGCTGGCAACTGACCGACGTCAGTATTTCCATTAACGACATGGGCGCGACGCCGGCCGTGGTCAGCCTGCGGCTGGATCAGGCAGTCGAAGCCATGCTGGAGAAAAAATGA
- a CDS encoding biotin-independent malonate decarboxylase subunit beta, whose protein sequence is MSSYLEANARERMAQLLDPGSFTEFLPPAERIVSPHLAQLDAPVSFDDGVIVGRGSLHGATVFAAAQEGGFMGGAVGEVHGAKLVGMLKRAVAEEADGVILLLETGGVRLHEANAGLIAVSEVMRAVLDTRAAGIPVIVLIGGSNGCFGGMGIVARCTNAIIMSEEGRLAMSGPEVIETANGVEEFDSRDRALVWRTSGGKHRYLLGDCQDIVADDIDAFRDAAWRTLQVLRSASSELTLENMEAEHAMLTERMQRFGDAQDPMEIWTRLGVVAAQDIPMLEAAAFVAQNQALRQGVQA, encoded by the coding sequence ATGAGCAGCTATCTCGAAGCCAATGCCCGCGAGCGCATGGCGCAACTGCTGGACCCCGGCAGCTTCACCGAATTTCTACCCCCTGCAGAACGCATCGTCAGTCCGCATCTGGCACAACTGGACGCCCCGGTTTCCTTCGATGACGGCGTGATCGTCGGCCGCGGCAGTCTGCACGGCGCGACCGTGTTTGCCGCCGCGCAGGAAGGCGGTTTCATGGGCGGTGCCGTGGGCGAAGTACATGGTGCGAAACTGGTCGGCATGCTCAAGCGTGCGGTGGCGGAAGAAGCGGATGGCGTCATCCTCTTGCTGGAAACCGGTGGCGTGCGTTTGCATGAAGCCAATGCCGGACTGATCGCGGTCTCGGAAGTGATGCGTGCTGTGCTCGATACCCGCGCTGCCGGAATTCCGGTGATCGTGCTGATCGGCGGCTCCAACGGCTGTTTCGGCGGCATGGGCATCGTCGCTCGCTGCACCAATGCCATCATCATGTCGGAAGAAGGACGACTCGCCATGTCCGGCCCGGAAGTGATCGAAACTGCAAACGGTGTCGAAGAATTCGATTCCCGCGACCGGGCGCTGGTCTGGCGCACCAGTGGCGGTAAACACCGCTATTTGCTGGGCGATTGTCAGGACATCGTGGCCGATGACATCGATGCTTTTCGCGATGCGGCATGGCGCACCTTGCAAGTCTTGCGTAGCGCCTCCTCCGAATTGACGCTGGAAAATATGGAGGCGGAACACGCCATGCTGACTGAGCGTATGCAGCGTTTTGGCGATGCGCAAGACCCGATGGAAATCTGGACCCGTCTGGGCGTCGTCGCAGCGCAGGATATCCCGATGCTGGAAGCCGCGGCTTTCGTGGCGCAGAACCAGGCATTGCGGCAGGGAGTGCAAGCATGA
- a CDS encoding response regulator transcription factor → MRVLLVEDDPMIAAAIQQALKDAAYAVDCVHDGKKALTSISAQHYDVILLDLGLPQMDGLEVLRHIRKEQNAVAVIILTARDAVEDRIAGLDHGADDYLLKPFEMGELLARMRAVARRHGGNGSPVLSNGAICLSQTTREASFEGISIRLSAREFSLLQSLLLRPGAILSRQELEDRLYGWNEEVESNAVEFLIHSIRKKFGNKIIKNIRGLGWMVSKEF, encoded by the coding sequence ATGAGAGTATTGCTGGTAGAAGACGATCCGATGATAGCCGCCGCCATCCAGCAAGCATTGAAGGATGCGGCGTACGCCGTCGACTGCGTGCATGATGGCAAGAAAGCGCTGACGTCGATCAGCGCGCAGCATTACGACGTCATCCTGCTGGATTTGGGTTTGCCGCAGATGGATGGGCTGGAAGTGTTGCGGCACATCCGCAAAGAACAAAACGCGGTTGCGGTCATCATCCTGACCGCACGCGATGCGGTGGAAGACCGGATTGCCGGGCTCGATCATGGTGCCGACGACTACTTGCTCAAGCCATTTGAAATGGGCGAGCTGCTGGCCCGGATGCGGGCAGTTGCCCGTCGGCACGGCGGCAATGGCAGCCCGGTGCTGAGCAATGGTGCGATTTGTTTGAGCCAGACGACCCGCGAAGCCAGTTTTGAAGGCATTTCCATCCGCCTTTCAGCCCGCGAATTCAGTCTGCTGCAATCGCTGCTGCTGCGCCCGGGAGCTATCCTGTCGCGGCAGGAACTGGAAGACCGCTTATATGGCTGGAATGAAGAAGTGGAAAGTAATGCGGTTGAATTCCTGATTCACTCAATAAGAAAGAAATTTGGCAATAAAATTATTAAAAATATCAGAGGCCTGGGATGGATGGTTTCAAAAGAATTCTGA